Sequence from the Ereboglobus luteus genome:
CGATGAGTATTTCCGAATCAAAATTTTCAACGAAAAAGGTGTCAGGCAATTCACCAAAGTGGACATCACTTGCGAACCCGGTGAGCGTTTTGTCACTTCGGGGGCTCGCGTGATCAAGCCCGACGGAACGATTATTAACGTCGATGAAAAGGCGTTTTATGATCGTATTACCATAAAGTATGGCGGCAAGAAGGCGCGCACGCGCTCCTTTTCATTTCCCCAACTCGAACCTGGCGATATCGCCGAGTATAAATACTGCATTACCGCGAATGACAACATTGTCGCGGCCCGTTTCTATTTTCTGAGCGAGATACCCACACGGCACGCCGTTTTCCGGATAAAACCCGCGCCGCTCGCGGCCAGCTACAAGACAATGGCCTATTTTTACAAATGCGACGAGGTGAAGGTGCAGCACGACGATGACGGTTTCAATTGTATTGAACTGAAAAACCTTCCCGCGCATGTGCCCGAACCCTGCATGGAACCCGATCAGGACGCACAGCCGTGGATATTGTTTTATCCGGTAATGCGCGGGCAGACCGCCCAGGCATTTTGGGAGAAAACTGCCAAAGATGCGGGCAAAAGGGTTGAGCGTTATGCAAAAAAACCGAGCAAACTCGTGAGGGAGACGGCGACGCGCATCGTTGCGAATGCGACAAGCACCGAGGAAAAACTGGCGCGCATCAACGACTATTGTCGCACGAATATAGTCAATTACTGGGTCTACACGCCGAAGGGCGGGCATGATGAAAAGATTCGCGCCATGCGAGACCGCTCTCCCGACGAACTGATCAAAACCAAGCTCGGAAACAGCGACGATATTCCCGTGCTGTTTGTCGCACTTGCCCGCGCGGCGGGCATTGATGCGCGCATCGCCCTCTGCGCCAACCGCAACGACGGCGTTTTCAAAATGACGCTGCCCATCGAGTATTACCTCAACGAGATATTCATTGCCGTTAAACTCGACAAGGGCTGGCGCATGTATGATCCCGCGCACAACATGGTGAGCCTCGGCATGCTGCGCTGGCAAAACGAGGGCGTGCCCGCCTTGATTGTCATGCCGAAGGGCGCGGAGTGGATAACGACGGCCATGACGTCCGCCAAGCGCTCGCTCACGAAACGCACCGCAAAACTGCGCCTCAATGAAGAGGGCACTCTGTTCGGCGATGTGACCATCGAATACAGCGGGCAGGCCGAGATTACCGCGCGCTACCAGTTTCACAACGAGACCGATAAGAGGATTGAGGAGCTAGTGAAAGAAGACGTGCAAGCGCGGCTGCCCAACGCCGAGTTGACCGACATTAATGTTACCAACTCAGGCAATGTATTAAAGCCGCTGGTGCTCACATACAGCGTCAAGGTTCCCGGTTATGCCGAGCGCACGGGGCAGCGGCTTTTCATACAGCCGTGCTTTTTTACCAAGGGCGAACCGGCCCGGTTCACGCGGGACACGCGCACGCACAATATGTTTTTCAGATACGGCGAGTCGTTCAAGGACGAGGTCACGATTCAGGTTCCCGCGGGTTTCGCACTGGAGGAGGGCAGCGCGCCGGTTAACTTGGAACCGGGAAATTGGGGTTATTATAAAACCAGCATCGCGCTGAAAAAAAAGACCAACGAAATAATATACACGCGCGAGTTTGCCTTCGCGCCGCTGCTCGTGCCCGCCGAGGCCTACAAGGCGGTCAAATACATATTCGACACCGTGCATTCCAGGGACTCGCATACGCTGACCCTTCGCTCGGGAGGATAACCACGATTCATATTAATCCGACTATAAATCATGTTTAACAAATACCCATTATTGCTGGCTTGCGCGATGTTCGCCCTTTTCCCGTGCGCTCATGCCGCGAAGCTGAAGCTGCCGCCGTGGCTGGCCGAGGCCTCGCAACGGCAGGTGCCGCTGGAAAAGGACACGGCGGCGGTCGTGCTGCATGACGAGGAAATCTGCGAGGTTTCCTCCAGCGGGCGCATGACCACCGCGACCAGGCGCGCGGTGCGTGTGGTGACGCGCGACGGCCGGTCGTCCGCGAGCGTGATCATTAGATACGATTCGTCCACCGACAGGGTTACCGGCTTCAAGGCGTGGCTGGTCCGGCCCGATGGCGAGGGGAAAACTTATACAAAAAACCACACAGTCGATATCGCGACTTCATCGGCGGCTGTTTACGCCGAGTCGCGCGAGGTCAGGTTTTCCGCTTACACCGATGCGTTTGAGGATTGTGTTTTCGCTTGTGAATACACGGTGGAGGACAAGGGCGTGTTTGGGCAAAACATCTGGTCTTTTCATACAACACAGCCGGTTGCCCTGTCTCGTGTGACCTACAAGATTCCGAAGGGCTGGTCGGTTGTTGCGAGCATGATCAACCACGAGCCCGTCCAGCCTGTGGTGAATGGCAACACCCACACGTGGGAAATGCGCGATTTGCCCGCGTTCAAGATCGAGCCGCTCAGCCCCTCGTCATCCAAGATCGCACCGCGCATGAACATCGATCTGATACCGCCCGCGGACATGAGGAATCCGCCGCGTGTCACGTTTCCCGACTGGAAGGCGGTTTCCCTGTATAATTCCGCGCTTTATGTGAAACCCAGCACGCCCGACGCGACAGTCGAGGCAAAGACCCGCGAATTGCTGGCGGCGGCGGGCCCCGGGCTTTGGGAGCGCATCGACGCGCTGGCGCGCCACGCGCAGGGCATCAACTATGTGCAGATCGCAATGAACGTGGGCAGGGGCGGCGGTTACACGCCGCGCAACGCCGCCGAGGTGCTGCGAACCGGTTACGGCGATTGCAAGGACAAGACCGCGCTTTTGCGCGCCATGTTCACCGCTGCGGGCATTGAATCGTATGCGGTGACGGCCTTTTCGGGCGACCGGTATTTTGTGACCGAGGCGTGGCCGACGCCGATGCAGTTCAACCATGCCATCATTGCGATCAAAATTGATGATCCCTCGATTAGTTCGCCGATGATTGTGGAGCACCCCTCGCTCGGGCGGTTGTTGTTCTTCGACCCGACCGATCCCTACACGCCGCTGGGCGATCTGGATTACAACCAGCAAGGCTCGCTCGTGTTTGTGCTCGCGGGCGAAAACGGCGGGCTGGTGCGGCTGCCGTTCACCTCGCCGATGGCGAATCATCTGGATCGCACGATCACCGCGCAGGTTTTTGAGTCGGGCTCGATTGGCGGGCGCATCGTCGAGCAATACACGGGGCAGGCCGCCGCGAGGTCGCGCGCGATTCATCGCCTGCCCAGGGTGAAGTTTGACGAGGTGATTCGCGGATGGGTCAACGACACCGTGCGCGCGGCGAAAATCTCAAAAGTGGACGCGGTTGACGAACAACAGCAGGGCAGGTTCAAGATGACGGTGGATTTCGCCGCGCCGGGTTACGGGCAGTCCATGCGCGGGAAGCTGCTGATCTTCAAGCCGGCGATTGTGAGTCGTCGCGATTTTGTTCCGCTCACAAAACCCGAGCGGACGCATCCGGTCGTTCTTGAGCCGCGTTCCTACAGTGAGCTGAGCGACATTTACATTCCGCGGGGATTTCAAGTCGACGAACTGCCGCCGCTGGTGGAAACAGCAACGCCCTTCGGAAGCTACAAGGCCGTGTGCACGTATGACGCCGCGACGCACCACGTGAAATATCAACGCACGCTCGTGATGAACGCAGCGGAAATCCCCGCCGCCGATTACGCCAGCGTGCGCGATTTCTTCGAAACCATCCGCAAGGCCGAGCAAACGCCGGTGGTGCTAAGCAAGGAGCAATGAGCTCTTTGGCCGCCAAAAAAAACTCTGGGTTGTTGACACGGCATGCATAAAGCCTTTCATGTGCCTTCAGATTTCCACGATTTGCCTGGCGCTGAAGTTTCGCCGAATGCTTAAAAATCCGGATTCCGGAGTAATTGATTAATGCCTTTGTTCGACACGTTTTGGTGCGGCTTATTGTTGGCTTGAAAGGCCCTGCATTTGTAAAAATGCGCCTCCACATTCCGACGCGGAAATCGACCATCAACCGATTTGGTTCTCACCTTTTCTCTTACTATCAACACCTTGCACTACAATGGACAAAAAAGACACTCCGGCGTCCGACGCGCCTGAAAAGACGCCCGCGCAACAAGCCGCCCCCGCCGCCGAAGCTCCCGCGACAAATCCCGAATCCGTGGCAAATCCCGCACCCGAGCCCAAGCCGGAAAAACCCGACAATACGATTCGCGTCGAAGGCGTGCTCGACATCGACACGCAAAAAGGCGGCAACGGCCAGCTCCTCGACCTCGCGCGCTACGGCAAACGCCGGCCGACCGATGTTTTTGTGCCGAAGGAATTGATTCGCCGCTTCAAGTTGCGCACCGGCTCCGTCATCAGCGGCACCGCGTATCCCGCCGAGGGCAAATTTCCGAACCCCAAGATGAAGTTCATCGAAAAAGTGGACGGCCTCGAAATCGACGAGCGGCGCGCCAAGTTCGACTTCAACTCACTCACAACCATTTCGCCCGAAAAAATGCTCCGCATGGAAACGAAGGACGAGCGCATGACCACGCGCGCCGTCGATCTTTTCTGCCCGGTTGGCAAGGGCACCCGCGGCCTCATCGTCGCGCCGCCGCACACCGGCAAAACCACGCTCTTGCGCGACATGGCGCTCGGCGTGCTCGAAAACAATCCCGAGTGCCACGTCATGATCCTCCTCGTTGACGAACGCCCCGAGGAAGTCACCGATTTCAAACGCTCCGTGGCCGCCGAAATCTGGGCGTCCTCAAACGACGAGCAAATCGAAAACCACATCCGCGTTGCCGACCTCTGCATCGAGCGCGCCAAGCGCCTCGTGGAAACGGGCAAGGATGTCGTGCTTTTTCTCGACTCGATCACCCGCCTCGCCCGCGCCCACAACAACGCGCGCCACGGCGGCAAGACCATGTCGGGCGGCATTGATTCGCGCGCGATGGAAAAACCGCGCCAGCTTTTCGCCGCCGCGCGCAATACCGAGGAAGCCGGCTCGCTCACCATCGTCGCCTCCGTGCTCGTCGAAACCGGCAGTCGCATGGACGACATCATTTTCCAGGAGTTCAAGGGCACCGGCAACATGGAGCTCGTGCTCGACCGCAAGTGCGCCGAGATGCGCCTCTGGCCCGCCATTAACATTGCCAGCTCCGGCACCCGCCGCGAGGAACTCCTCATCGACGCCAAGAGCCTCGACTCGATCCATTTCTTCCGTCGCGCCCTCGTGCAGCAGCGCATCGAGGAGGCGACCGAGACAATGATCATGCGCCTCTCAAAAACGAAGAACAACGAGGAGTTCCTGAAACTCATCGCGCGGTAAAGGACAATGGCACGGCGAACGACGCTTGCGCAAAAAGTGGCGGCGTTTTGCCGCGGAATGGGGCTGCCCATCGCCGCGTTGATTTCCGTTTTTGTGTTTTCGCCTTTCGGGGCTTCAGTTTTTTCAGCCCCGGCATTCGACTCCGCCGGTTATGAAACTGTCTTAATTCCCAAAACAAAAACTTCGATTTATGTCGGCAGCGTCACGTTCACGATGACGCCCTTTGTGCGGAGCGAGGGACAAGTTTACACAGCCGAATACAAGGCCAGCGTTGTGCCGTTTTTTTTCTTCAGCGAAAGCGGCCGGTTGAGCATCAACTTTACGGATGAACAACTCGCCCGGCTCGAGCGCGGTGAGCGGGTGGATTTTACCGGCGATGGCAAAAACAAGAAGAACAAGGGCCGTCGCATTCTCGGCCACGCCCAGGCCGAAGCCCCCGGCGCGCGAACGGGCAAAATAAAAGTGCGCGTTTTCGTCACCAAAAACACCGACCTCGTTCTCGACACCACCTACACTTTTGCCGAAAAAAAAGAGACGGAGGCCGGAATGCCGGAGGCCTGAGCCCTCAACAAGGGGCTGTTATAAAGAAGCATGACTGTTTAGCGGGGCGTATTTCGCAACCGCCGTGCTTTTTGTCCCGCAGTATTCGCGTGCCCTGCGGCGATTCCCGGCGGAAAATACGTTTCCCCTTTATTCGTATTTTTTTAATATTTCTCCCGCTTGCGCGTTGAGTGTGCATTCATCAACCTACCCGGTATCCCATGAAAACCTCGACCATTGGCGCGGCCGCATGCCGTGCGTTGTTTATTGCTGCGATGTTTTGCAGCCCCGTGCTTGCCTTGGCGCAAGACACGCGCACGCCCTCGAAAATCACGGCGGTCACCGTCTACACTGATCGCGCCATTGTCACTCGCACAGCCAGCGTCGAATTGTCGGCGGGCGAATCATGCATTGCGCTCGAAAAACTCCCCGTCGATTTGGTCGACGCTTCCGTGCAGGTGCGGGGAAGGGGAACCGCGGCGGCAACGATTCTTGATGTCACGACCGCGATCACCCACACCGACAAGGTTGACGCGACCAGCCAGCCGCGCGTCAAGACGTTGCAGGATGAGCTCAAGGCCGTCGACAAAACGCTCCGTGCTCTCAACGACCGCAACACCACGCTTCAATGGCAGGTGAGCCTTGTCGGGAAAATCGAGGATGCCATTGCCGCGCCTCCGGCAAAGGACGCGCCCGCGTCGCATCCCAAGATCGAGGACATGCAAAAATTGTTGGATTTTTCGCGCGAGAACCGCGCAGCGCTTGCGGTGGAGGGACAGAAGCTGTCGGACGAAATCAATGAAACGCAGGGCAGGCGCGTCGCACTCCAATCACAGCTGAACGAAATTCTCCAAGGCGGCAGCGCGCGCAAAAGTTACAAGACCGTTACCGTGCGCCTGAATGCCGCGAAGTCCGGTTCGCTGGATTTGACACTCGACTACACGGTGCACGGCGCGAGCTGGACGCCCGCTTATGACGTGCGTTTGCGCGCCGAGGAGCGTGTGGTGGAGTTGGCGTATCACGGCATTGTGCGGCAGTCGAGCGGTGAGGACTGGAAGAATATTGCCCTCACGCTTTCCACCGCGCGACCCGGACTCGGCGGCAGCGCGCCCGAGGCGAAGCCGTGGTATGTGGATGTGTTTGTGCCGAAGCCGGCAGTGGACGCGAGCAGTGGATCGTTCAATAGAACAGGAGCGGTTTCTTTGGGTAATAGCAACGCGCTCATGCTCAACACAGCGGCCATGGACAATCGCTTTAATAACGACATGGCGGGCAATCGGTATACTTTCGCAGCAAACGGGGACGGTTATACAGGAGGAAGGCTCACAGCCGCGCCTGCGCTCTCCGTTGTCACTTCCGACTATGCCGTTGCCAAGGTGGATAACACCACCACGAGCGCATCGTTCAAGATCGCCGCGGCAACGAGCATTCCGAGCGACAACACTCCTCAAAAGGTTAGCATCACGACAGCCAAGCTCGGCGCGAAACTGCAATATCAGTCACTGCCCGCCTTGCAGGAAACCGCATATCTCAGCGCTTACGTGGACAATTCGACCGAATTCCCCCTGCTCGCCGGCAGCACGAATGTTTTTCTCGACGATGCGTTTGTTTCCACTTCCTCAATCAAAACCGTGATGCCCTCGGAACGATTTCAACTCTCGCTCGGCGCCGACGAGGGCGTGGCGATCAAGCGCCGTGTCGTGAATCGTTTCTCGGAAACCACCGGACTCACAGGCAAGGGCCGCCGCGTGACGTATGAGTTTCTTGTCACGATCACGAACAAAAAGAAAACCGTCGAGCGTGTTGTCTTCAAAGAATCGCTTCCCATCTCGCGCAACGAAAAAATCGTTCTGAATGTGCTCGCCCCCGCCGAGCGTGATATCGGCACGGTGGAAAAACCGGGCAAGGAGGTTACACGCGAGGAAAACAACACACTTGTCTGGCGCATCGACATGAAGCCCGGCGAAAAACGCGAAATTCCGGTCAAGTTCAACATTGAGTATCCCGGCGACATTCAGGTGACGGGCTTGGAGTGAGAGTGAAATTGGGCAAGGGGGCTGTATTCCGTCGCCCGACACAAGATGGGAGATCCACGCCGCAAGGCATTGATTTCCCATCA
This genomic interval carries:
- a CDS encoding DUF3857 domain-containing transglutaminase family protein, coding for MFNKYPLLLACAMFALFPCAHAAKLKLPPWLAEASQRQVPLEKDTAAVVLHDEEICEVSSSGRMTTATRRAVRVVTRDGRSSASVIIRYDSSTDRVTGFKAWLVRPDGEGKTYTKNHTVDIATSSAAVYAESREVRFSAYTDAFEDCVFACEYTVEDKGVFGQNIWSFHTTQPVALSRVTYKIPKGWSVVASMINHEPVQPVVNGNTHTWEMRDLPAFKIEPLSPSSSKIAPRMNIDLIPPADMRNPPRVTFPDWKAVSLYNSALYVKPSTPDATVEAKTRELLAAAGPGLWERIDALARHAQGINYVQIAMNVGRGGGYTPRNAAEVLRTGYGDCKDKTALLRAMFTAAGIESYAVTAFSGDRYFVTEAWPTPMQFNHAIIAIKIDDPSISSPMIVEHPSLGRLLFFDPTDPYTPLGDLDYNQQGSLVFVLAGENGGLVRLPFTSPMANHLDRTITAQVFESGSIGGRIVEQYTGQAAARSRAIHRLPRVKFDEVIRGWVNDTVRAAKISKVDAVDEQQQGRFKMTVDFAAPGYGQSMRGKLLIFKPAIVSRRDFVPLTKPERTHPVVLEPRSYSELSDIYIPRGFQVDELPPLVETATPFGSYKAVCTYDAATHHVKYQRTLVMNAAEIPAADYASVRDFFETIRKAEQTPVVLSKEQ
- the rho gene encoding transcription termination factor Rho, yielding MDKKDTPASDAPEKTPAQQAAPAAEAPATNPESVANPAPEPKPEKPDNTIRVEGVLDIDTQKGGNGQLLDLARYGKRRPTDVFVPKELIRRFKLRTGSVISGTAYPAEGKFPNPKMKFIEKVDGLEIDERRAKFDFNSLTTISPEKMLRMETKDERMTTRAVDLFCPVGKGTRGLIVAPPHTGKTTLLRDMALGVLENNPECHVMILLVDERPEEVTDFKRSVAAEIWASSNDEQIENHIRVADLCIERAKRLVETGKDVVLFLDSITRLARAHNNARHGGKTMSGGIDSRAMEKPRQLFAAARNTEEAGSLTIVASVLVETGSRMDDIIFQEFKGTGNMELVLDRKCAEMRLWPAINIASSGTRREELLIDAKSLDSIHFFRRALVQQRIEEATETMIMRLSKTKNNEEFLKLIAR
- a CDS encoding DUF3857 domain-containing transglutaminase family protein; translated protein: MLAFVDWIAPTPEELSATASTIDPEAGAEILLRMRQIDDSEYIAPATDEYFRIKIFNEKGVRQFTKVDITCEPGERFVTSGARVIKPDGTIINVDEKAFYDRITIKYGGKKARTRSFSFPQLEPGDIAEYKYCITANDNIVAARFYFLSEIPTRHAVFRIKPAPLAASYKTMAYFYKCDEVKVQHDDDGFNCIELKNLPAHVPEPCMEPDQDAQPWILFYPVMRGQTAQAFWEKTAKDAGKRVERYAKKPSKLVRETATRIVANATSTEEKLARINDYCRTNIVNYWVYTPKGGHDEKIRAMRDRSPDELIKTKLGNSDDIPVLFVALARAAGIDARIALCANRNDGVFKMTLPIEYYLNEIFIAVKLDKGWRMYDPAHNMVSLGMLRWQNEGVPALIVMPKGAEWITTAMTSAKRSLTKRTAKLRLNEEGTLFGDVTIEYSGQAEITARYQFHNETDKRIEELVKEDVQARLPNAELTDINVTNSGNVLKPLVLTYSVKVPGYAERTGQRLFIQPCFFTKGEPARFTRDTRTHNMFFRYGESFKDEVTIQVPAGFALEEGSAPVNLEPGNWGYYKTSIALKKKTNEIIYTREFAFAPLLVPAEAYKAVKYIFDTVHSRDSHTLTLRSGG
- a CDS encoding mucoidy inhibitor MuiA family protein; its protein translation is MKTSTIGAAACRALFIAAMFCSPVLALAQDTRTPSKITAVTVYTDRAIVTRTASVELSAGESCIALEKLPVDLVDASVQVRGRGTAAATILDVTTAITHTDKVDATSQPRVKTLQDELKAVDKTLRALNDRNTTLQWQVSLVGKIEDAIAAPPAKDAPASHPKIEDMQKLLDFSRENRAALAVEGQKLSDEINETQGRRVALQSQLNEILQGGSARKSYKTVTVRLNAAKSGSLDLTLDYTVHGASWTPAYDVRLRAEERVVELAYHGIVRQSSGEDWKNIALTLSTARPGLGGSAPEAKPWYVDVFVPKPAVDASSGSFNRTGAVSLGNSNALMLNTAAMDNRFNNDMAGNRYTFAANGDGYTGGRLTAAPALSVVTSDYAVAKVDNTTTSASFKIAAATSIPSDNTPQKVSITTAKLGAKLQYQSLPALQETAYLSAYVDNSTEFPLLAGSTNVFLDDAFVSTSSIKTVMPSERFQLSLGADEGVAIKRRVVNRFSETTGLTGKGRRVTYEFLVTITNKKKTVERVVFKESLPISRNEKIVLNVLAPAERDIGTVEKPGKEVTREENNTLVWRIDMKPGEKREIPVKFNIEYPGDIQVTGLE